A single region of the Bacteroidota bacterium genome encodes:
- a CDS encoding CHAT domain-containing protein: protein MLGKYSEALYFYNLAEKSAFIKANPDTIAPYFRTMAYIYEVLGDYKRALSYSKKDLSSYIKQKKSVENIPEKLLNTGLMFIKLWEFDSASKYLNASEYLCNKVNKKQYSTLGNVITNKGYISFFLGDFDKAIRMLDLSLFYFEKENSAYSFYYKSGAYQALGLCYMQKHEYAKALECITQSIELKRNSPYPYFQEYGELAKCYNYLKDSANAENCFKWALLNPVESQNIEIRVQYGKFLCDHGRFKDGDAQIKMALAGYLAIYGLKHQETSLALQFQGYYWLKMNKPDSALYYYQKALIAVSTGFDDMSFLKNPDIKSTPFVMHLGNALNGKAKAYALMAEVYPAQKEYYLNLSLRTYEKAMDLLSMVQKSYMVEDSKLFLSELGTPIYLEAIDVAVKLHSLTRKQIYLARAFRYAELNKAGALMADQRNASALSQSGVPSQVIEFETKLKNEIAGYEKVLSGNGSAVEAFGGNSGSARQKLVQLYAQREKLTAWLEKEYPAYYAAKYSTQTADPVQFSRLMPKGMALVEYACTDSVIYAFVVTCDSFSVVRIKTDTSFYGIANKFKTDLARKAPSSYTNKYIYGFGMMAHKLYVGLMEPLMPLLRDADHVVIAPDARLGYMTFDALMEEPPGDTAKQLLDFRGMSYLVERFAFSYVYSATWLSSALTAGDNQGSGMIAYAPDYSLLDSTPIPGTTRKIKLPPLREARREAEAVAGIWKGTFYGGTAATRASFIENAPEASILHLSMHSTTNEDNPLMSGLVFSPDGSPDDNGILDVTEIRQLSFKTDLVVLSACRTGSGKMVLGEGLMSLSRTFIYAGCRSIITSLWPVSDLSGSTIMQAFYRNLALGMSKDDALQKAKLDFIKKSNSTISHPAYWSGYILIGSPSPMKNIPTSHWRFYAYLISAVVFVAAFLFLFFYLRRKRKLRVRPSGRFKFAYDK from the coding sequence ATGCTTGGTAAATATTCCGAAGCGCTATATTTCTATAATCTTGCTGAAAAATCTGCCTTTATCAAAGCAAATCCCGATACAATTGCCCCGTATTTCAGGACAATGGCGTACATTTATGAGGTTCTCGGTGATTATAAACGCGCACTCAGCTATTCTAAAAAGGATCTTTCAAGCTATATAAAACAAAAAAAGTCTGTTGAAAATATTCCTGAAAAGCTCTTAAATACTGGTTTGATGTTTATCAAGCTATGGGAGTTCGACTCTGCATCGAAGTACCTTAATGCATCAGAGTATCTTTGTAATAAGGTTAATAAGAAGCAGTACTCAACATTAGGGAATGTAATTACAAATAAGGGCTATATAAGCTTTTTTCTCGGCGATTTTGATAAAGCAATCAGAATGCTTGATTTATCATTGTTCTATTTTGAAAAGGAAAATAGTGCTTATTCTTTCTATTATAAATCAGGCGCCTATCAGGCTCTGGGACTGTGCTATATGCAAAAGCACGAATATGCAAAAGCGCTCGAATGCATTACTCAATCGATTGAATTAAAAAGAAATTCGCCCTATCCGTATTTTCAGGAATACGGGGAGCTGGCGAAATGCTACAACTACTTAAAGGATTCTGCCAACGCAGAGAACTGCTTCAAGTGGGCATTGCTTAATCCTGTTGAGAGCCAGAATATTGAAATCAGAGTACAATACGGAAAATTTCTGTGCGACCATGGGCGGTTCAAAGATGGTGATGCTCAAATAAAAATGGCATTAGCGGGGTATCTTGCCATTTATGGGCTGAAACATCAGGAAACATCGCTTGCGCTGCAGTTCCAGGGTTATTACTGGCTTAAAATGAACAAGCCTGACAGCGCTTTGTATTATTACCAAAAAGCGCTGATAGCGGTATCAACAGGATTTGATGATATGAGCTTTCTGAAAAATCCGGACATTAAATCAACGCCTTTCGTAATGCACCTGGGAAACGCGCTTAACGGCAAGGCAAAGGCATATGCACTGATGGCCGAAGTGTATCCGGCGCAAAAAGAGTATTATCTCAACTTATCGTTGCGCACCTATGAAAAAGCCATGGATCTGCTGAGTATGGTGCAAAAGAGCTACATGGTTGAAGACAGTAAGTTGTTCCTGTCTGAGTTAGGAACGCCGATATACCTTGAAGCCATAGATGTTGCCGTGAAATTGCATTCGCTTACGCGTAAGCAGATTTATCTGGCACGTGCTTTCCGATATGCTGAGCTGAATAAAGCCGGCGCCCTGATGGCCGATCAGCGAAATGCATCTGCACTTAGCCAATCGGGCGTTCCAAGTCAGGTAATTGAATTTGAAACTAAATTGAAAAACGAGATTGCCGGTTATGAAAAAGTGCTTTCGGGCAATGGCTCTGCCGTTGAGGCGTTTGGAGGAAATAGTGGTTCGGCAAGGCAAAAACTTGTGCAGCTGTATGCTCAGCGCGAAAAGCTCACTGCATGGCTTGAGAAAGAATACCCTGCATACTATGCGGCCAAATACAGTACGCAAACAGCCGACCCGGTCCAGTTTTCCAGATTGATGCCAAAGGGAATGGCTCTTGTGGAATACGCTTGTACCGATTCGGTTATTTATGCATTTGTAGTTACATGCGATTCTTTTTCAGTAGTAAGAATCAAAACAGACACTTCGTTTTACGGCATTGCCAACAAATTCAAGACGGACCTTGCACGGAAAGCACCGTCATCATACACGAACAAGTATATTTATGGTTTTGGGATGATGGCACATAAACTCTATGTGGGGCTCATGGAGCCGCTCATGCCTTTACTCAGAGATGCCGATCACGTTGTAATTGCGCCTGATGCCCGTCTGGGATACATGACATTTGACGCGCTGATGGAGGAACCGCCCGGTGATACTGCGAAACAGCTTTTGGATTTCCGGGGGATGTCATACCTTGTTGAACGTTTTGCATTCAGTTACGTTTATTCGGCTACCTGGCTGTCGTCTGCCTTAACCGCCGGAGATAATCAGGGAAGTGGAATGATTGCTTATGCTCCTGATTACAGTTTGTTAGACAGTACGCCAATACCGGGCACCACGCGTAAAATAAAGCTTCCTCCGCTGCGCGAGGCGCGCCGTGAAGCCGAAGCCGTTGCCGGAATTTGGAAAGGAACCTTTTATGGTGGAACTGCTGCTACGCGTGCATCATTTATTGAGAATGCGCCTGAAGCATCTATTCTTCATCTTTCAATGCACAGTACCACCAACGAGGATAATCCGCTGATGTCGGGCTTGGTTTTCTCTCCCGATGGAAGTCCGGACGATAATGGAATTCTGGATGTGACGGAAATTCGCCAATTGTCGTTTAAAACCGACCTGGTAGTGCTGAGTGCATGCCGCACTGGCAGCGGAAAAATGGTATTGGGCGAAGGGTTAATGAGTCTTTCACGCACGTTTATTTATGCCGGCTGCCGCAGTATTATTACATCATTGTGGCCTGTGAGTGACCTTTCGGGATCGACCATCATGCAGGCGTTTTACAGAAATCTTGCATTGGGCATGAGTAAGGACGATGCGTTGCAAAAGGCAAAACTTGATTTCATAAAAAAATCAAATTCCACTATTTCACATCCGGCATATTGGTCAGGGTATATTTTAATAGGCAGTCCTTCGCCTATGAAAAATATCCCGACTTCGCATTGGCGGTTCTATGCCTATTTAATTTCGGCAGTAGTATTTGTTGCAGCCTTCTTGTTTCTGTTCTTTTACCTCCGTCGGAAGCGTAAACTCAGGGTCAGGCCATCGGGCAGGTTTAAGTTTGCATATGATAAATGA
- a CDS encoding tetratricopeptide repeat protein, whose amino-acid sequence MGYIEQIEKYINGELKGKDLVQFEDKLKQNQNLSRDVALFRDMNGFLLSRQAEIAQFMETGTAIHQSLIDDERKHVENFGTQDRINRISAYIGQSEDNSQIAWLHTEAILYPEMVDEIIGDIHIDRFNGGRLSPDECLVLYENLCTVYNSFNSINRSIDELLMDKDYAGNRSRRYLYSSNPKETKVIQLDQKKPAPRIGRVRWAVAASLALLIAASSIVMLTVNRMPQGNQLYTEYFSPYQADMTLRDGGIENNSFANGMDLFTAKNFNEAITLLGNVEASDQNYVASLFYRGLAYMQTNDHRSAKAEFLSVINSGKTNLTADAQWYLALCYIKLGEVSEAKTMLRTIIKSNPFDKEKAETLLNQL is encoded by the coding sequence ATGGGATACATAGAGCAGATTGAGAAGTACATCAACGGCGAATTGAAGGGAAAGGATCTGGTACAGTTTGAAGACAAACTCAAACAAAACCAGAATTTATCCCGCGATGTTGCCCTGTTCAGGGACATGAACGGATTTCTCCTGTCAAGGCAGGCAGAAATAGCGCAGTTCATGGAAACCGGCACGGCCATCCATCAATCGCTTATTGATGACGAACGGAAACATGTGGAGAACTTCGGGACTCAAGACCGGATTAACAGGATCTCCGCATACATCGGACAGAGCGAAGATAACAGTCAGATTGCCTGGTTGCATACTGAAGCAATCCTCTATCCCGAAATGGTTGATGAGATTATCGGCGACATACACATTGACAGGTTCAATGGCGGTCGCTTATCTCCCGACGAATGTCTTGTACTGTATGAAAACCTTTGTACGGTTTACAATTCATTCAACTCAATCAACCGCAGCATAGACGAGTTACTTATGGACAAAGACTATGCAGGGAATAGATCGCGCCGCTATCTTTACAGCTCAAATCCGAAAGAAACCAAAGTTATACAACTTGATCAGAAAAAACCTGCACCACGGATAGGCCGGGTCAGATGGGCTGTTGCAGCCTCTCTCGCACTGCTTATCGCAGCATCGAGTATTGTGATGCTCACCGTGAACAGAATGCCGCAGGGCAATCAGTTGTATACAGAGTATTTTTCACCCTATCAGGCTGATATGACTCTGAGGGATGGCGGAATCGAAAACAACTCCTTTGCTAACGGAATGGATTTGTTTACTGCTAAAAACTTCAACGAGGCCATAACCCTCCTCGGCAATGTAGAAGCTAGCGATCAAAATTATGTCGCTTCTCTATTTTACCGTGGATTAGCCTACATGCAAACCAATGATCACCGCAGCGCAAAAGCTGAATTTTTATCAGTAATCAATTCGGGAAAAACAAACCTGACCGCCGATGCACAATGGTATCTTGCCTTGTGTTACATCAAGTTGGGCGAAGTGAGCGAAGCCAAAACCATGCTCCGCACGATTATCAAATCAAACCCGTTTGATAAAGAAAAAGCTGAAACACTGCTGAATCAATTGTAA
- a CDS encoding sigma-70 family RNA polymerase sigma factor: MQEPAHYTQETLYNVLYKECNGIIKKFVYRHFGTEDDFNDLMQETFLAVSTKLKKSDLHGVLSLKAYLIGVSRNLWFKELERKRLSERFLPEIEVSCNDDDDDYTDSLQQRYNLYWKYFIRLGHECRKIINSAFKKEASADTSYKLGYTRDNFYKRKSLCLKSLYNKIKQDPLFNNLKFD; the protein is encoded by the coding sequence ATGCAGGAACCGGCGCATTATACGCAGGAAACGCTCTACAATGTTTTATATAAAGAGTGTAATGGCATAATAAAGAAGTTCGTTTATCGTCATTTTGGTACTGAAGATGATTTTAATGATTTGATGCAAGAAACCTTTCTTGCTGTTTCAACAAAATTAAAAAAAAGTGACCTTCACGGCGTTCTTTCTCTTAAAGCATACTTAATCGGAGTGAGCCGCAACCTTTGGTTCAAAGAATTAGAGCGCAAAAGGTTGAGCGAACGGTTTCTCCCCGAAATAGAAGTTTCGTGCAACGACGATGACGATGATTACACAGATTCGCTGCAACAACGATATAACCTCTACTGGAAGTATTTTATACGGCTCGGACATGAATGCCGAAAAATAATTAACTCGGCATTTAAAAAGGAAGCGAGCGCAGACACAAGTTATAAACTGGGTTATACCAGAGATAATTTTTACAAGAGAAAATCACTTTGCTTGAAATCATTATACAATAAGATAAAACAAGATCCATTATTTAACAATCTAAAATTCGACTGA
- a CDS encoding glutamine synthetase family protein, with protein MSDKLNTEMNQNQLVQHLNKPSKDFTKSDIINFVRDKSIRLVNFRYAGSDGRLKTLNIVINSLAHLDQLLSSGERVDGSSLFPYIEAGSSDLYVVPRYKTAFLNPFSEIPAIDILCSYYNKDGDPLEMAPEYVLRKAHQSLKSVTGFSFEAMGELEYYIISEKNALFTASDQKGYHESFPFSKWEHFRTEAMLAIVQCGGNLKYGHSEVGNFSIGDLEYEQNEIEFSPVDVEDAADQLLIAKWILRTLAFKHGITLTLAPKITTGKAGSGLHIHTRLIKDGRNLLTNCGTLTAEARKMVAGYLTLAPSLTAFGNTNPTSYFRLVPHQEAPTNICWGDRNRSVLVRVPLGWCGTKNMIGHANPNEPVSKSDFSDKQTIEFRCPDGSADIYLTMAGLVVAARHGFEMEDSLEFAKKTYVDVNIFNKEHNERASQLSQLPVSCAASAEMLEKQAEIYQKYDVFPAALLEGIEKGLKRFDDASLRNNISGNEAEIMKLVEKFFHCG; from the coding sequence ATGTCAGACAAATTAAATACTGAAATGAACCAAAATCAACTGGTTCAGCATTTGAACAAACCATCCAAAGATTTTACAAAAAGTGATATTATCAACTTTGTTCGTGATAAAAGTATCCGTTTGGTGAATTTCAGATACGCCGGGAGCGACGGTCGGTTAAAAACATTAAATATTGTAATAAACAGTCTTGCTCATCTCGACCAGCTTTTATCCTCAGGCGAACGGGTCGACGGATCAAGCCTCTTTCCGTATATTGAAGCAGGGTCAAGCGATCTTTATGTTGTGCCAAGATATAAAACGGCTTTTTTGAATCCCTTCAGTGAAATTCCGGCCATTGATATTTTGTGCTCTTATTATAATAAAGACGGCGATCCGTTAGAAATGGCGCCTGAATATGTGCTTCGAAAGGCTCACCAATCGCTTAAATCTGTGACCGGGTTTTCTTTTGAGGCCATGGGAGAGCTTGAATATTATATTATAAGTGAAAAAAATGCTCTTTTTACCGCATCCGACCAAAAAGGTTATCATGAGTCCTTTCCTTTTTCAAAGTGGGAGCATTTTCGGACAGAAGCCATGCTGGCAATTGTTCAATGTGGCGGCAACTTAAAATACGGGCATTCGGAAGTCGGTAATTTTTCAATTGGTGATTTGGAATATGAGCAAAATGAAATTGAGTTTTCTCCTGTTGATGTTGAGGATGCTGCCGACCAATTGCTTATCGCGAAATGGATATTGCGTACGCTTGCATTCAAGCATGGCATCACATTAACTTTAGCGCCTAAAATTACGACGGGCAAGGCCGGAAGCGGTTTGCATATACATACACGGTTGATAAAAGATGGGCGTAACTTGCTTACTAATTGCGGAACCTTAACCGCAGAAGCGCGCAAAATGGTTGCAGGATATCTCACACTGGCACCATCACTTACGGCTTTTGGGAATACGAACCCGACATCTTATTTCCGTTTGGTTCCACATCAGGAAGCGCCGACAAATATTTGTTGGGGAGATCGTAACAGGTCGGTATTGGTGAGGGTTCCGCTTGGTTGGTGTGGCACTAAAAACATGATAGGTCACGCCAATCCGAATGAACCGGTTTCTAAAAGCGATTTCTCAGACAAGCAGACGATTGAATTTCGTTGCCCAGATGGCTCTGCAGATATTTATCTGACAATGGCCGGTTTGGTAGTGGCAGCGCGCCATGGTTTTGAGATGGAAGATTCATTGGAATTTGCAAAGAAAACCTATGTTGATGTAAATATTTTCAACAAAGAACATAACGAACGCGCAAGCCAGTTATCGCAATTACCGGTTAGCTGCGCTGCGTCAGCAGAAATGTTAGAAAAACAGGCGGAAATTTATCAAAAATACGATGTTTTCCCGGCGGCTTTACTCGAAGGAATTGAAAAGGGATTAAAGCGGTTTGATGATGCCAGTTTAAGAAATAATATTTCCGGAAATGAAGCTGAAATCATGAAACTTGTGGAGAAATTCTTTCACTGCGGATAG